tttcttttcgaTGTTATTCTGTGCGCTTTTTGCGCGTTGCCTTGGAGGATGTGCACCACACCCGTGAAGCCACGTCGACTGCCAAATCAATAAGGGCTCCATCTGTGCACGAGATAGCCCAGAGTATGAAGCTAAACACAAGCATAAAAAACACAAAGTCTAAACACAAGGTTAAACATAACAAATAAGACGATTAGAGAACAGTTATGATGCTGCCACACCAAAATCACCTGGAGGAATGTACATTTCTTGGCTATTGATGGTGGAAGGAGGATCAGGCTACTCACATAGCATCGAAGCCTTCTGGTGTTTCAAGAGCTTCATCCTGTAGTCTGGAGGGTAAGCTATGTGAAACCAAAAAATAGTGGCCaaaatctgaagaaaaaaaatagttttttggCTTTCTTTTGGGCTGGAGCAGTCAGACGGCGCCCCTACCTAAAGTCTAACCTACGAGGCATTTTCTCTCACAAAGGTCTAATCAATGCCTCGGATGCTCGACGAAATGGTTAATCCGATAAATTCCTTGCGATCGACATCAACTGATTGATAAATGTCTGTATTCGTGCTCTGGTGCAGCCCATAGATGCTCAGCAAACGTAGACACCCTCTACTATCCcgctccaaaaaaaaaagatccggGGCAGTGTGCAGCTCTGCGACATTTACGCAAGGATACCGACAGCGAGAAAATCTACTGTCACCTATATCAACATTTGCACCATTTTCTCAAACGTTTATAAATGAAGGATACTCACTTTGAAAGCGTTACAATGAATCCGGAAAGCCGTTGCAGGACAGCAGGTGTGGAAAAGACTGGAGAGAAACTGCGGTTGTCGCCAtattgttgctgctgtcttcCCCCTCAGCGCGAGCAGTTTCCCTGCATAATTGATGACTCTCAGCACAATGTAAGGGAGTGTCGGCAAGCGTGTTTCGTAAGATCGTAAAGGTCATTTAGGCCTGCAGCCCCTAAACCTCAGTGCGTGGTTATACATTCCCCATGATGAGATTGTGCACAGAAAACACGCACAAGgttgtgtgttcagtgtggtgAGTTTGTAGTGCAGGAATTTATTTTGCTGTCAGGCTGTAGTCATTCAGTCAGAGACAGCTTCCACAAGACCCCTGCATGTCTCATACTGATACATCATACGTTTAAAACCATACAACAAATGCCAAAAACATATTCCTCTAAAGTtacataaaaataaacttttactTTCccaaaagcatttaaaaagatTTGTCACACACATTTTGAAACATATGGAGCATTTCATCTTTAGGTAAGTGTTGGGACATCTTACAATTAAATAGttacattattattgttatttttaattattattttgttgtattttgtcatATTGTCATTACATTTCACTTATGACGCACGTGCCCATGAGGCCATTGGCCGGAAGGAACTGGAGTTGGTTTTGTTTGCGGTCAAAAAATGTCTTCAGGAGTTTAACGTTAAACTAAATGGAGCCTAAAGTGCTTGTGCTGTTTTTGAGTGCTTtgtgtttgagtgatctgactTCACCACAGGACAGTGAGTAGTAGGATACAACCAGGACCAGGGGTGGGAGGAAACTAATCACGTAGCTactagcttaaaaaaaaatattcagctACTTTTGAAAATCCGGCAGTTACAGAGTAGCTAGCATCAGTTAACTTTAGCTAGCTTACAGTATGTGCAATATGCTGCCATGGTCACTGAGACTGATTGTTACACAAATAGACATAAAGCTAATGTAAACATTGGCCACGTAAATTAAGAATGAATACTAACTCACAGAAGTCTCAAAATAGCCATTTTTTAACATTCCCACCTTGAATAACGTTAGCTGAAAAGTTGACTCTTTCTTCTACCttagtaacgttagcctaaTATTTAAAGTGACACTGTACCTTTTTGAAAGGCGAAATAACATTATCCAACTATAAATGAAAAATTTAATTTATTAGCAATAAAACGTACACTTTCTCAGTTTGATGCACTCAGGTTTTGCTTTACATCCGGTAGCAAATGTATAGCAAGTTTAGTAACGTTAGCCTTtctgctctgctctgttttTCCGAAAATCCTGCGAAAATCATGGATACAGGTTAAATCAatgaactttattttattaaaaaatgccCCCTCACAATTTTTAACAGCCCCCTAATCAATCATCTATAcatctatctatttatccatccatccatcgcaCTGTCCCAGCAGCAAACATGCAGAAAAGAGGTTGTTGCAGGATTTTAAAACAGGGCAAGTATGTTTTTCTCAAGTGAATGCATTTCACTTCCGTACATTACTTAATCAGTTTGCTGACTTTATCACTATGATTGTGCTAGTGTTATGCTACATTTTAGCATGTAAcagaaaaacatttgaatagTTGTAGctcaaaagttaaaaaaaaaaaaaggtgaacacTACTACCTAAACAGGAGACATGTTTGTTGTTTCCTGCTTGTGGTCTTCTACAGAGCCAAAGTCCTGATGTCACCTCTGGGCTAGTCGCTCCTCTAGCTCCTGTGACACAGTAGGGTTTATGAAAAGTTAAACAACAATTCATTTGTATCATTAAACTAGAAAACTAACTACAGCGTTGAAGTGGCCATATTTGCGTCATCATCATTTGGTTTCTACTATATCCACTAACTTTTTATTAGGCTACTTATTACAAAAGTCATTCACATCATCACATGTTCCCACAGCCTAAGTTGCCACATTTACATTTCTTGTTATGTCTCACTAATtgtttaaaaaccaaagatgtaTACTTTATAATGATATAAACAGAAAAGCAACAAAGCATCCCATTTGAGAAACTGAAACCAGAgaatttttggcatttttgcttgatgaCAGATTTAAACGATTGAtcagttatcaaaatagttgatgAATAATTGACTAATTGTCACACACCTCAAATGCATCTACTGTCACACAACTTACTTCCTCCAACAACGTAAACAACAGGATGTaattttagattaaaaaaaatggaaactttatttgattgtgtttgtgaGGCTGTGGGCAGCGGCTCCTGGTCTCCCCCCCTGGTGCATTTCGTATAGTGGGGGGGCGGGAGGCTCCTGAGGGGGCTTGGCCCTGGCAGGTCAGCATCCAGATCCAGTCCAGGCACCACTGTGGCGGGACGATCCTCAGCAACCTCTGGGTGCTCACTGCCACACACTGCTTCCACAAATACCTGTGAGTATAACTTACACACCTTACTGATGTGACTGACCTGCACTCAGTCACATTTGGTGTATAACTCACCCTGTGTTTGTGCACATGGAATAGACAAAATGATGTAAACACATTATGGAAAACGTTGCTTTTGAAGTGaactaaatataaataaaataccatGTAAAAACAGGTGAGACAGTGAAACAgtaaaaacagcattttccAGCTATTAATGAACAACACTAACATAAAACAACTGATAAACTCCAAAGATGCCAATTAATCTGTGACATAAGTGCATGTGCACAGGTTTCAAGTAAACTGTTATGTGAAGAGAAATAGACTTGAAGATGCCGAACACAGAAAAACCCATGGAAGAAACAATGGTCATATGATGTTACATATACATCACACATATAGAGGTGCATCTGGATTTACCATAAGGGTGTCCTTGACGTAACCAGAGGTCCATATGAGCAGATGTCTAATAGTGTTATCTTACACAGATTTAGGGTCAGTTTTTTGTTCTCTGTATTAGTGTTTCACCAATGAAGGTTTTATTGGGAAGAAGCAATCAAACTTGTgttaaatgtaataaaagaCAGATAGAAGCTGGgttgcaaaacaaaaattacCCGGTACAAACTGGTGACTGTTACTGGTGATGAAACATTATTTCAACTATGAATTCAGACTGAGAAATGCAGCTGTGATTTGGCCTAGTTTGACCCAAGTTGTAGCAGTGTGATTTCCACCTCTGAGCTGTAGTGGTTTAtttactttttctcttttcagaaGTATTCATGTTTAACATTTTTTCCTTCTCTCAACATGTGTGTTAgactgtaagtgtgtgtacatgtagaGTAGGGCTCggtatcattaaaaaaaaattgataccGATaacaataccgtgacttcgataccggttcctaaacaatactttttcgataccaattttataaaacaaaacataactaACAACATTACACGTTACAGcaccatttcttttatttttcagctcctactacatgAGCCCCGTCTtggtgtaacgtagagtttttgcTGTTTGTCTTTACAACGTGTAActttagacagccaatcaccagcattattagatcttggtagaagcatgctgcatgcttattggctcactgacgctgatgagatttactccttaggtattgaaattgggtattgcatgacaaggcatttttcgatactccatacgttagaggcaattcggtcggtgcctaaaaagttttgaattcggtacccagccctaatgtacagtatatctgtgTACTCgtacattatatttaacatgttCAATAAAGAATACCAGTTCACAGGAACTAATGAAACCAACATGTGTGTGCTATTTAAGATGGGAGAATGGATAGGTGGCTTGGTTTGCAAAGAGAAAGACAGTCAGAGTCATAAACAGTCACATGATTTCTGTTCTATGTCTAGAAGGATCATCAAAAGCCATTTCCGTGTGGTGGCAGGACTTAATGTGTTATCTACTCCAGGAGATCAAACCCAGATCCGCTCCATCAGGGAAGTCAAAATGCACGAGGACTACGATGACGTCACGTCTGACAACGATGTGACACTCTTGCTCCTCAGCTCTCCCTTCATCTTCACTGACCACGTCCAACCTGTCTGCACTCCTCATAATTTGACTCATGAGTTCATCCTCAACTTCAGCCACTGTTTCATCAGTGGATGGGGGAGCCCCTATTACAGAGGTTAGTTTAGCAACTCATTGATTCTGCAGCGTTGTTATGAAAGGCATGATGGTAAACCCTGAATCCTTGCCAGCATCTCAGACTCAGTGGGAAAGATAAAGGTACAACTTTATAGTTCTTTTATCGCTTTGGTACTATTATCGCAAGTAAGTGGTAAAACCTCACAACTCTTAGTAGAAAACTCAAAGCAGATCATCAAAATGGCTGTAATTTTCAGAGGTTCctgtaaatactgtaaaaactAATCTTTGATCACAACTTGATTACACATAGGATAGATATTATGTAAATTATAGATTCTGTTAATGTTGGGTAATGTAAGTAAAAACTGTAATCTGTCTTTCACACTACTGTAGCATATTACTTTCAGCACCTCTAACGGCGATTTGAAACATGTATCTTGCATTGTTTTGTTACCGGATTTACTGGTAGTTAAAACgactaaactgaaaagataTCATTATGTTGTGTTTTGGTGATTAAACCATATGTTCTCATGACATTTCACAAAAACTTATATTTTGAATCAATGGTTGTGAGAGATGTTTACAATCCAAATGAATGCACAATGGCAAGTTTTAAATGAAAGACTGGCTGTGTACAAGTGGGATAAGTTTGGAGTTTTGTACTAAACGTTGTGAAATTGTTTCACATAGTTATGATAATAGTACCAAAGCGAtcaaaaaaaactgtaagacaCAATAACCTTTACTTAACCATAAAGTATTCTGAAattaaaaatcattaaaaaaaaagagatttagcATTGCACCTTAATAACAATGTCAGACTCACGAAGGACAGTTTTAACAGAAGGAGCAGAGCCAAAGATATCTCTTCTTATTCCCcatattcttcttctttttccaaACCTGGCAACTACATTTCCCACATTGCAACGTTGGAACCCATCAGCTATGGGTTTGACAACGATTTAGCCTCTGGGGGCAACGGGCAATATTTGTTCCGGTGTTgtaccgaaatctgtgacccgtcgtgatctgtgtccctcctgttaaaagcgtTGCGCGCCCCTCCGTGATTAAGGTTAGGGACATgggtttggttcaggttgaggTAGGGGGTCACCGAtctcgatgggtcacagatttcggtgtaacaccggtGTAGCTAGCGGACATACGGGGCAGACAATAACCGATGGGTTCCGAGATTGCATTACGGCCAATGCATTCTGCCTCTTTTGCTCTCCACTGTTTACCTGCATGCAACCAAAAGCCCGCTCAAACGTGATTGGCCAATACTACTAGAAACGGACTACAATCGGGAACTAGAATGCTTCCGATCCCATAATCTTGTCCCATTGCCTATagattctgcattcatatgcagatattTGTTTATAGagattacccacaatgcaacttgacTTTATTCACTTAACTGTACAGCTTtgggtgtgttatgctagtagtgGCTAATGCAACCTCGATCCTCAATTTATCAGACTTTGTGCAGCTCCCTCTGAAGCCACAAAATGCTTTGTACAACTTTTTTCACTTATGCAGTAGAACTCCCCAAAACCTGTAACCAGACCTCATCAGTTCCCCTTTAAGGGAGACCTGGCCAAAAATTAAAGTTACTATAATtctaaaattaaatgtttattgaCTGCTTAAAAATGCTAAATAGTGGGTTAAAGTTAAGTGTTGCCTTTTTCTCCCgtgttttgaaatgttgctctCATATATAATTGCTTAGCCCTTTATAAGTAAAGTACCATTTTGGTAAATGTACTGTAGGCAGACTGATGAACAGATTGCAGGAAGCTGAGGTGGAGCTCATTGACAGGATTACGTGTAACCTGATCACCTGGTACAACGGCCTCATCACTGAAAACATGATCTGTGCTGGACTGGAGAGCGGGGCGGCTGATTCCTGTCAGgtaatgacatttttaaactCGCTACAAGCTACAGGTTTCATTTCAATAAGACGTgactgctgtttgtgtgtgtgcctcaaGGGTGACAGCGGGGGGCCCCTGCAGTGTTACAGCGAGGACGAGGACAGGTTTTATGTGGTCGGAGTCACGAGCTTCGGGCACGAGTGTGGACTTCCTCACAAGCCGGGGGTGTACGCCAGAACCAGCAGGTTTGCAGGTTGGCTGAAGACGAGTCAGACAGCATCAGTGTCTACTGCACACAGACTGAACACAAGACTGATCGCAGCTCTGCTCAGTGCTGCTCTGATGCTGCTCTGAATCACCCATACAGTCTGTCAGCAATAAATATCACTGCTATATACGTACATCAGACTGTTTAGATGTTTTTGTCTATGAGAGCGTGTTTAATGGCCTAATTGGTTTCTCAATCAGTGTCTTACTCTGAG
The genomic region above belongs to Sander lucioperca isolate FBNREF2018 chromosome 12, SLUC_FBN_1.2, whole genome shotgun sequence and contains:
- the LOC116039453 gene encoding transmembrane protease serine 11D isoform X2: MEPKVLVLFLSALCLSDLTSPQDSCGQRLLVSPPGAFRIVGGREAPEGAWPWQVSIQIQSRHHCGGTILSNLWVLTATHCFHKYLIIKSHFRVVAGLNVLSTPGDQTQIRSIREVKMHEDYDDVTSDNDVTLLLLSSPFIFTDHVQPVCTPHNLTHEFILNFSHCFISGWGSPYYRGRLMNRLQEAEVELIDRITCNLITWYNGLITENMICAGLESGAADSCQGDSGGPLQCYSEDEDRFYVVGVTSFGHECGLPHKPGVYARTSRFAGWLKTSQTASVSTAHRLNTRLIAALLSAALMLL
- the LOC116039453 gene encoding transmembrane protease serine 11D isoform X1, coding for MEPKVLVLFLSALCLSDLTSPQDSCGQRLLVSPPGAFRIVGGREAPEGAWPWQVSIQIQSRHHCGGTILSNLWVLTATHCFHKYLRIIKSHFRVVAGLNVLSTPGDQTQIRSIREVKMHEDYDDVTSDNDVTLLLLSSPFIFTDHVQPVCTPHNLTHEFILNFSHCFISGWGSPYYRGRLMNRLQEAEVELIDRITCNLITWYNGLITENMICAGLESGAADSCQGDSGGPLQCYSEDEDRFYVVGVTSFGHECGLPHKPGVYARTSRFAGWLKTSQTASVSTAHRLNTRLIAALLSAALMLL